The genomic region ATAGAACCACAATTTGTTCTTAAAGCATTCAAAGAAGGTGCAGACGGTGTCATAATCGCAGGATGTCACCATGGTGACTGCCACTATGACGCAGGAAACTACAAATTAGATAGAAGAATGAGATTAATTTACAAATTAGTAGATGATCTAGGAATTGGAAGAGACAGAGTATACCACGACTGGATTTCCGCATCAGAAGGAGAAAAATTCGCAGAAACAGTTAAAATGATGGTAGCTCGTATCAAGAATCTAGGACCATCACCGCTTAAAGCACAGTTAGAAGAAGTTGAAGAAGCGGAGGCATAATCATGGCAGAAGAAGGTCAAAAAGTCAAAATATTAACAACATGGCTCTCAGGATGTTCCGGCTGTCACTTAGCGCTTGCAGATATAAACGAAGCACTTATAGACGTTATGGAACTTGCTGATTTTGAACACAGCCCTGTTTTAATGGATGTAAAATATGATGAAATTCCAGAAGTAAACGTTGCTCTCGTCGAAGGAGGAATCCGAAACGACGAAAACCATGAAATGGCTGAAAAAATCAGAGAAAAAGCTGATTTCGTCATAGCATATGGTACATGCGCAGTATATGGAGGAATTCCAGGGCTCGGAAACTTATGTACCAACGAAGAGCTCTTAAACGAAGCTTACATAACCTGTCCAAGTAACGTAAACCCAGAAGGGGTCTTACCATCTGAAGATGTACCTACCTTTGAAAGCAGGGTAAGGCCACTTGGCGATGTTATAAAAGTAGATTTAAACTTACCAGGATGCCCACCAAGATCTGACATTGTTGCACAAGCAGTTATGTCTTTACTCAAAGGTGAACCTCTTGAATTACCAGCAACAAACCTCTGTGAAGTTTGTCCAAGAGAAAAACCACCTGAAGGACTGGCAATGGAAGAAATTAAAAGGCAGTTCGAACTTGGAAAACCAG from Methanobacterium veterum harbors:
- a CDS encoding hydrogenase iron-sulfur subunit produces the protein MAEDDIKIVMFCCNWCSYGGADTAGTARMQYPPNIRVIRVMCSGRIEPQFVLKAFKEGADGVIIAGCHHGDCHYDAGNYKLDRRMRLIYKLVDDLGIGRDRVYHDWISASEGEKFAETVKMMVARIKNLGPSPLKAQLEEVEEAEA
- a CDS encoding NADH-quinone oxidoreductase subunit B family protein — its product is MAEEGQKVKILTTWLSGCSGCHLALADINEALIDVMELADFEHSPVLMDVKYDEIPEVNVALVEGGIRNDENHEMAEKIREKADFVIAYGTCAVYGGIPGLGNLCTNEELLNEAYITCPSNVNPEGVLPSEDVPTFESRVRPLGDVIKVDLNLPGCPPRSDIVAQAVMSLLKGEPLELPATNLCEVCPREKPPEGLAMEEIKRQFELGKPEEDVCLVTQGLVCMGPATVSLCGAECPSIAVPCRGCYGPTGNVVDQGAKMISAIGSDFGVESDKTIDPETVADQLDDVVGTFYTFTLPASLVPMRMRKQEGK